Within the Nocardioides aurantiacus genome, the region TCGTGACGCAGGTCGAAGATCGAGTGCCGCAGCTCGGCCACCACGCGGGTCACCTCCTCGCGCAGCTCCACGATCCGGCCCAGCTGGTCGGGGTCGCGGGTGCCCGAGGCGAGGTTGTCGACGAGGTAGCCGAGCCCGGCGACGTCCTGGGCCACCCCGTCGTGGACCTCGCGGGCGATGCGCTGACGTTCCTGGGCGGTGGCGCTGTCGCGCACCCGACCGAACAGGAGCGCGGCCTGCAGCTGCACGGCGAGCCGGGAGAGCCGGGTGCGCAGCTCCAGGGCGTTGGCGGACTCCACGGGCCGCAGCGCCTCCACCACGAGGACCGCGATGGTCTCGTCGTTGGCCACCAGCGGCAGCGCGAGGCGTCGCTCCCGCAGCATCATCGCCTCGTACTCCCAGCAGCGCGCCGAGAGCTCCTCGGCCCACATCATCGCGCCGGGCTCGGTGCCGGCGGTGTAGCGCAGCGGCACCATCGCGCCGGTGGGGGAGCGGGTGAAGACGCCGGCCGCCCGCAGCGGGACGGTCTCGTCGGCCTCCTCCATCACCTGCTCGGCGATGCCCACCGCGTCCAGGCCGCCGCTGAGCTTGCCGGCCAGCGCCTCGAGACGGCGGATCAGCCCGACGGCGCTGCGGTAGGAGGAGTCGGTGTCGGTCGTCGCCTGGGCCGTGCGCAGGGTGCTGCCCAGCAGGCCGAGCCCGATGCCGGTGACGAGCCACAGCAGCGCGTTGGTCGCGAACTCGGTGTCCCAGTCGCGGACCAGCCCGAGCCGGACGAGGACCATGACGGCGAGCTCGAGGACCACCACCCGGGCCAGGCCCAGCCGGCCGCTGTCGAGCGCGGCGACCAGGACGGGGACGACGAGGTAGGGCGTGACCGTGGCGTGGTCGGGGTAGACGAGCGCGGCCGTGACCGCGACCACGGTGGCCTCGAGCAGGGCGACCACGGTCTGGGACCAGCCCGTGCGCGCTCCGGCGAGGAGGGCGAGCAGCGCCGTGACCGCCACCACGGCGACGCCGAGCAGGTCGTCGGCACCGGCGAGCACCGTCAGGGGGATCAGCGCTGCCAGGGTGAAGACGCGAGCGGCGAGCGCCACGCGGCCGATGTCGGTCACGGGCAGATCCTGCCCGACAGCTGCTCCACGGGTCAGATCCTGCCCGAGAACTGTCCCATCATGGAGATGCCCGCCGGCCCGAGGACCGCGATGAACAGGCAGGGCAGGATGCAGAAGATCAGCGGCACCAGGATCTTGACCGGCACCTTCTGGGCCGCGGCCTCGGCCCACTGCCGGCGCTTGACCCGCATCTCCGAGGACTGCACGCGCAGCACCTGGCCGACCGGGATGCCGAAGGCGTCGGCCTGCACCATCGCGCCGACGAAGGTGCGCACGTCGGGCAGGTCGGTGCGCTCGCCGACCGAGCGCAGCGCCTCGGCACGACCCCGCCCGATCTGCATCTCCTGCAGCATCCGCGCGAACTCGTCGGACAGCGGACCCTCGGTGTTCTTGGCGACCTGGGCCACGGCGGCGTCGAAGCCGAGGCCCGACTCCACCGAGATGGTGAGCAGGTCGATGGCGTCGGCCAGCGCCTTCTGCATCAGCTCGTTGCGGTCGTGCGCCCGCTGGTAGAGGTAGAGGTCCGGCGCGCTGTAGCCGACCAGGGCGAAGACGACCACCAGTCCCAGGGTCACCGGGAAGGACACG harbors:
- a CDS encoding sensor histidine kinase; translation: MTDIGRVALAARVFTLAALIPLTVLAGADDLLGVAVVAVTALLALLAGARTGWSQTVVALLEATVVAVTAALVYPDHATVTPYLVVPVLVAALDSGRLGLARVVVLELAVMVLVRLGLVRDWDTEFATNALLWLVTGIGLGLLGSTLRTAQATTDTDSSYRSAVGLIRRLEALAGKLSGGLDAVGIAEQVMEEADETVPLRAAGVFTRSPTGAMVPLRYTAGTEPGAMMWAEELSARCWEYEAMMLRERRLALPLVANDETIAVLVVEALRPVESANALELRTRLSRLAVQLQAALLFGRVRDSATAQERQRIAREVHDGVAQDVAGLGYLVDNLASGTRDPDQLGRIVELREEVTRVVAELRHSIFDLRHELAASSGLGESLSAYANQVGTTSTMTVHVTLDEEGPRLPRDQEFELMRIAQEAMNNARKHSGAANLWLRCTVRAPFAELEVRDDGTRGHRPRADSQGLKIMRERSVAIGAELGIEAPTPERPGTRVQVRVGAPAR
- a CDS encoding type II secretion system F family protein, producing the protein MTTLVLVGGIGLIFLSLFLVLGAVGGLTKEATGVGRSLQVLEAMTSLPEDMRAESEASFAERVLVPLLARTQGLGRRMSPADAHLRVREKLEKAGNPPGWTVDRVIAGKVVGFLVFLVASLLLLVLMGVSFPVTLGLVVVFALVGYSAPDLYLYQRAHDRNELMQKALADAIDLLTISVESGLGFDAAVAQVAKNTEGPLSDEFARMLQEMQIGRGRAEALRSVGERTDLPDVRTFVGAMVQADAFGIPVGQVLRVQSSEMRVKRRQWAEAAAQKVPVKILVPLIFCILPCLFIAVLGPAGISMMGQFSGRI